The proteins below are encoded in one region of Antennarius striatus isolate MH-2024 chromosome 7, ASM4005453v1, whole genome shotgun sequence:
- the chst7 gene encoding carbohydrate sulfotransferase 7, with protein sequence MKRRLNKKYLILILAYSGLLLLIPYVLDYRDKSAQHTRRGPPQQQLRCPDLENTVAQMWGNGYGLNASDATEHTVNRSQTRIHVYLHATWRTGSSFLGELFNQHPDVFYLYEPMWHIWQALYPGDAASLQGAVRDMMNALYRCDFSVLKLYAGSQNITTSFIFGWKLNKVICSQPLCDAHKRHEIGLVKEDQCAKCKKRDIRELEKECKKYPVMVIKGVRVLDLSTLVPLMKDPTINLQIVQLFRDPRAVHNSRLKSKQALVKESIQVLRSKKQTDKYKRLLMPNAKVNRAEGYVSTAMELICDNWLSDMMLVTNAPPWVRRNYFRIRYEDLVLRPMEELQRLYRFSNLSTSPALEKFALNMTHGQGYSSDRPFLISSRDAKEAIYAWRERLNVEQIKQVEAYCSEVMRQLGYPKNSLDKST encoded by the coding sequence atgaagagaaggctgaataaaaaatatttgattctgATCCTGGCGTATTCAGGTTTACTCCTTCTAATCCCGTACGTGTTAGATTACCGGGATAAATCCGCTCAGCACACCAGACGCGGACCGCCGCAGCAGCAGCTCCGATGCCCGGACTTGGAGAACACGGTCGCCCAAATGTGGGGTAACGGGTACGGACTGAACGCCAGCGACGCCACGGAGCACACCGTCAACAGGAGTCAGACCCGGATCCACGTCTACCTACACGCCACCTGGAGGACCGGCTCCTCGTTTCTGGGGGAGTTGTTCAACCAGCACCCCGATGTCTTCTACCTGTACGAGCCGATGTGGCACATCTGGCAGGCTTTGTACCCGGGGGACGCGGCCAGCCTCCAGGGCGCCGTGCGGGACATGATGAACGCGCTGTACCGCTGCGACTTCTCGGTCCTCAAACTTTACGCCGGCTCTCAGAACATCACCACCTCGTTCATATTCGGATGGAAACTGAACAAGGTGATATGTTCGCAGCCGCTGTGTGACGCACACAAGCGACACGAAATCGGTCTGGTGAAAGAGGACCAGTGCGCAAAGTGCAAGAAGCGCGATATcagggagctggagaaggagtgTAAGAAGTACCCGGTGATGGTGATCAAAGGGGTGCGCGTTTTGGACCTGAGCACGCTGGTCCCCCTGATGAAAGATCCCACCATAAACCTGCAGATCGTTCAGCTGTTCAGAGACCCGAGGGCCGTGCACAACTCCCGCCTCAAGTCCAAGCAAGCCCTGGTGAAGGAGAGCATCCAGGTGCTGAGGAGCAAGAAACAGACCGACAAATACAAGCGGCTGCTGATGCCGAACGCCAAGGTGAACCGAGCCGAGGGCTACGTGTCCACCGCCATGGAGCTCATCTGTGACAACTGGCTGAGCGACATGATGCTGGTCACCAACGCGCCTCCCTGGGTGAGGAGGAACTACTTCCGCATCCGCTACGAGGACCTGGTCCTGCGCCCCATGGAGGAGCTCCAGAGGCTCTACCGCTTCTCCAACCTGTCCACGTCCCCCGCTTTGGAGAAGTTTGCGCTGAACATGACGCACGGCCAGGGCTATTCGTCAGACAGGCCGTTCCTGATATCATCACGGGATGCGAAGGAGGCGATCTATGCCTGGAGGGAGCGACTCAACGTGGAGCAGATAAAGCAGGTGGAGGCCTACTGCAGTGAGGTGATGAGACAGCTGGGGTATCCCAAGAACAGCCTGGACAAATCCACATGA